agacaaaaatgaaaatcttcAGGTTGTGTTGataaattttgatcattttgttattattactaTGATTATTTTGCAGTTTTCAAGTACAGTTCTTTTCATAGTGTGGTTGAGCTAGGCAACGAGAGTGCCTACAAGAATTGTGATATTAGCAGTCCGGTGCAGTCCTTGAGCACTGGCAACGATGTTGTGAAACTGGACAAGCCAGGTACAAGGTACTTCACTTGTGGTACCTTGGGCCACTGTAGTCAAGGAATGAAGGTGAAGATTACCATACGAAAAGGGAATGCTCCTTCCCCCGCATTGTCACCGGCAACATCTCCGTCACTGTCACCATCACTGTCACCATTATTGTCATcaacatcattatcatcaccaccatcatcttcttctcctacaAATACTAATGCATCTTCGGCCTCACAATGCTTCACCTCTTTTATGTTCATTGTTGCATTATCGGTCACCATAATGGTGTCATTGTTTTAATCGATAATGTGAAAGATGGATTTATAAATGTTAAAAGTACGTATATAAACTTGTGGGCCATGGTGGCatggaattttaatttatctcgGTTGTATTCACCTAATTCGAAGCAAGTTTGTCCCTGATTGAGCTGGTTACGAGGCAGAGGAGGGGCATGCATATGCTTTTCGTGTAATATTAAATGTACGTGTAtatcaatgatatttttttttccttgtatcTCACTTTgcttaattttatgattatgaGTTCTCcctataaaaggaaaaaatgataaattaagagACATTAAATACAGGGCTAGTCCTTACATTTTCTTTTGGCTTTAGGCGTAATAATATATAAGGACCATTATATATACTAGCAAAAATAAAGGCGTGACAGCAGTTATAGATTTATATTTCTATTACGCTAAATCTAATattgtcataatttttattatgctaaaattaatttactgcTTATTCTAATTGATGTACATCAAATTTATAATCGTACACAtatgtatattaataaatttaatttgctttttttcttctgaatacCCATCAATTTATAATCTtcccttttctctcttctccttcaaaacttctctctaaaatttttctcttttttaatagaaaatgaaTTCATAATCTAAATGAAAAGTATAAagacggataaaaaaaattgaaaagtataAGAAAAGCCATAAAAGTATGAAGATGCTTATTCTTTAATATAGTAACTATGCCAGATATTAATATAGAATGTGGAAGATATTAATATAGAAAGTCGATCGTCTAATGAGTGTATGACATAAGGAAATGTTCGTTAtacattaaaaactaattattaaaaGTAAAGGAAATGTTCGTTAtacattaaaaactaattattaaaaGTAAACTTAGCTAAAATACTTATGTGTTTAATGTAATGTCCTTCATTAGAGtaatcaatttatataaaactgGTCAGTAATCCGTGCGTACACACGGGCCACTCAATTAACCAAACTTCAAAGGTTGATGTTCATGTAAATTTGAAATCGTGCGTATGAGTAACTTGATTTAGGGATTTCAAAGGTTGATGTTTATGCGAATTTAAAACCAGGGCATACGCATAGATCACTTGATTAAGGAAACTTGATGTTCATGCAAAACAATTGTTTCAGAtgataaaattaacaaactatatTAAGATGAATCTCATAAGATTCaaacataataaacaaaataaatgtttaaaactaaaagggttaaaaagtaaaaaaaaaaagtgtaattaaattgagaattaaaatttcaaataagtcaaatagtctttttttataaatatatgacagcatgtcaattataatataaattactcCATATTTACATTTGTCACGTCACATAACAATTGTTAATTTACACTTAAACACTTGAATTTCAAACACCTCAACAATGACCACACTATTTCCTCTAATTACTTgcaataagagagaaaaattatcaatttcaaATCCATGTTCATATTCTATTAACTGTACTATCTTaacaacttaaatttaaaagataatgcAAAAAATAGGTCTCACCACCATTCCTATGGGATTTTTCTTATTGTCATTCACTTAAccaccaaaaaaaatttaagtgaaaaATGAGAGGAACGCTAATGTCTTAAAATCCcgtgaaaaacataaaacaaacaataataactaaataataatgataacacataataataataataataataataataataataataataataataataaaattaattaattaattaattaaatacaaaaagagaaagtaaggaaaatttctaattttcattGCACTACCGACGTGATTTGTCTCCCATGTGAATCTCAGCATTAAAGTTGATAGagtattttcaattacaataaataagaaattcagaataatataatttgtttttacccataaatataaagagaaataactaaaatacacagaaaatcagaaatatattatgtaaataaaaatgcaGGAAGCAATTAGTAAATCAACAAGATAAAAATagtaacattattaattaactgaaaaagaaaaaggcgatttaaaaaataaaacatcaaaaaggatatataataagttaaaaagtcaataagataaaaaataaacacacttgctaaagttaaatcaacaacacataataataataataataataataataataataataataataataataataataataataataataataaataataataataataataataataatcataatcataataacaaaataaattgattaattaattaaatacaaaaagagaaagtaaggaaaatttttacttttcattgtACTACCGACGTGATTTGTCTCCCGTGTGAATCTCAGCATTAAAGTTGGTAGagtattttcaattacaataaataaaaaattcagagtataatttgttttcactcataaatataaagagaaataactaaaatacaccgaaaatcaaaaatatattatgtacaTAAAAATGCAGGAAGCAATCagcaagataaaaatagaaacattattaattaactgaaaaagaaaaaggggatttaaaaaataaaacatcaaaaaggatatataataagttgaaaagtcaataagataaaaaataaacacacttgctaaagttaaatcaacaacacataataataataataataataataataataataataataataataataataataataacaaaattaattaattaattaaatacaaaaagagaaagtaaggaaaatttctaattttcattGCACTACCGACGTGATTTGTCTCCCGTGTGAATCTCAGCATTAAAGTTGATAGAGTATTtccaattacaataaataagaaattcagagtataatttgttttcacccataaatataaagagaaataactaaaatacacagaaaatcagaaatatattatgtaaataaaaatgcacgaagcaatcaacaagataaaaatataaacattattaattaactgaaaaagaaaaaggtgactaaccctttattctttttatataaaatttttcaaaccccaccagaaaaagaaaaactacttGACATATCCTATTTTATACATCCAGTTTATCAAAACATgggttttcaatttaattataactcATTAAGTATCGTAATCAAGTGACACAGACACCCTCTtgataatttcattttcatccgGAAAAGGGAAAACTACATTGCAATAGAAAACTCTCTTTCACTCTCAGAGATCAAACTAACTTATATATGATCAATACAACATATATTGTAAAatagtaattatatataatattttgtttatttcttatttcGCTGATCTTACTACTACACCCTCACGGGTTGTcttgttatttatttagtaagtattagattatttttttttgcaagataggaataaaaaatgtattttttgtttttttttttcttctaagttataaaaattataaatttgcaCTTATTTAAGCACAAGATAGTTATGTTACAGAccaaattaaagatattaaacataacaaatattttgtactttaagaaaatataaattattttttgttgttttttaattagaattttcatttttattgtattatatatatataatacaataaaaatgaaaagaaattaatattaatttatggataaaactaaaaaaaatgaataaaataagataaaatcctCCAAAATCCTTCTTTGATTTGAACTTATCtagttcaaaatattttttttattcagggaaaaataattaaataaatcacaTCTTAATAGAATTGTACGTAAtgatcaataaattttaattttttaaaaggaagcAAACATGCatgactaaataataataataataataataataataataataataataataataataataataatttatctatgaAGGGGAAAATGATgcacatatataattaaatttagatcTTGCATCCACATAAGATGttacattaaataaaagcaGAACAACACACATGTTGTATGTAGATCCTTCTGCTTTCACACAACCTAAATAGTAGCTTTGTTCTGCCAATATCTTTGTCAAGTGTCCAATAAAAGCACGAATGTGAGTATGCTCACCAATTCCAGGTATCTTCAATATCCCCTGTTGTTCTCCAACTATTTCCCAGAGTTTTGGCCCAAGTTGCTGGGTCTTGCCATCCCTTATGTTTGAGTAGCATTGCagcataaaatatttaagtcaATTCTTAGGATATACAAATTGCAGAAATAATTAGAAAGATACTTAGtgtaaaaagaagaaatatagtGAAATGCACAATCAAAATCTTTGGATACGAATTAGTTTATTCACATATAATAATCTCTCTTATCATTTCATCCAAATTAGTTTATACATAAGCTAATTTGAGAAGATTAGAGGTCTTTCATTTAGCTTCTCCAAAAGCTTATTTTAGCTTGTCATAAGCTAATTTTGACTTATGAGAGAAGCTTACTTCAAtttaccttcttattttcttcttctataagtGCTTATTGAGAAGTTTTTCCAAACAGAGCCTTATTCATTTTCAGCATGTGACAATCAGCACCTTCATTCTTCTATCAATTGAAAATGAGTAAAAACAcattaaactaaataaattatgaaaatcataAACTACTATGGAGTATCTAGTAAGCAATATCCACACATTGTATTAAAAAAAGGGTCGATtcaccaagtaaaaaaaagaaaatcagacAACGTTCTTCCTGAAGCAAATTTGTTTCATCTGCCTCACGTAGTTCTCTACAAATATACTCAGCAGCCAACTTCTCACGGGCAAAGTTATCTTCCAAGCCATGCATGAAAAAATgatgttcaatcagaaattgaaaatgaaaacaaaactcataaattaaagaatttaatagGCATGCATTGTCAGCATAATCAATCAATCAGAAATCATGGTAAGatagatattattattataaaagtaaaagcaataactgaaattaaaaaaagtttacatTGTCAACGCACATATTTTCAGCTTTTTCCTTTCTATTTATGGAAGGCATAAGTTAATTACATGGAAGTGTAACAAAGAGAATGACTCCATTTTCTACTTCACTGTCCATTGCTTATGAAACCAGTGTCCTTTCAGTATCTACACTTTGTTTAGGCTTCAGAGGTGGCGGCAATTTTTCCAAAACCCACTCTGATGAAGAATCAAGCCACAACCCTTTACCGGTTTCTTTGTGCTTGAAATCGGGAGCTTTTGCATTCCTCTGATAATCAAAATGAACTACTAACTCAAtacaaaattttttaataaagtaatATAAACTTGTAAAGATTTAAGAACACAAGGACAAAACAGAAAATGGGATTACCTTATTTAATCTATTATCCCACCAGTTAGCATAGTTTTGCACCAAATCATTACAGGGCTCACCACCATCACCTGAGACATGTGtactttaaaacaaaatatgatgcATAAATGGAAGTAGGACATAAGGAATAATCTTAAGTGGCACAGGAAAAACAAACATGACAAATTGAGAGCATCTCCAGGCTACaaaatcaaaaatataaatttgttttttttaattagatatgaaCCCCAAATCAGATTGAGAATCTGTTTGAACCAACTCTATCATGCATCTCAAATATGACTCTATCTATGATGGATGAGGCCTTTATGATTTATACAGACAGACAAACCTTTTTTGGATATAGCAGTTGGAACATCAAATTGAAGTCCTTCCAATTTAGGCAAAACCCACTTTTCATCCTTGCCAAGCCAGAGAGAATTGCGATCCTTGCGTTTGAAATCAGGGTGCTTTGGTTTTACCTGTACTAAGTAAATAGAGGTGTAAAAGGATGGATCCCCAGATAAAcgagtcaaaaagagaaagataagtCATGAGTCAGTCACTACTAATCCATTGCCGTTTGCTTTCACGGAAATCACGTTACTGCATGGGATTATCTAGAAGGTCTCTCCAGGGACTCGGTGAAGAAGAATCTGGGTTTTTCTTTGCACTGgctgtaaaaaaaacaaaaacaaattgaaaaatttTGGAATGTTGAAACAACCCAACTTTACATTGCATTGGTTTATTCTAAATCAAAAACAACTACTTATTGTGAAgtactatatatattatttttatattataataatgatatataatatataataacctAAATCCAGCAAACAATGTTAGGCAGTATGAGTAAGAAATTGTATGAGTAAGAAATTCTAAAAGGTAGGGTCTCCATGTACCTACCTACTACAGTGTGAGAGAAAGTCTCAGCAGCGAGAAGCCTTGCCATGACTTCCATTCTCCCACTTCTCGgaaattcagttattttatttttcacatttaacATGGGCTCATTCTGATTTATTACCTGTGTTCGCCCCCACCCTATATGACCAACCATGCTTGTGCAGTTGTGCCTCTTAACCGAATTCTAAGATTCTCCAAGGCTATTTCAGACACATGCTTCATCCACCACAAACTCGAAATGTGGGTGTTATTAGGAAGAAAATGATCAATTGGCTTCTAAAAGTTTAGACAGAAAAACAATATCTAATGTCTCAATAATTCTTGCATGCCAGTCAGAAAGAATCAGGTCCACAACCAACAATTCAAGTCCACAAAGTACATTTTCCTtgtaccaaaagaaaaaagaagtaaacatttACCACTGCTCAAGCAAACGGCCGGTTCAGTAGTTTCCTCAAACCCAGAACATATAgcaattataaaaactaattttgttaAACATCTATATATTACTACACTGATACAATGAACTAAATAGCAATTATAAAAGACAGTACTTGGGCATCTTGCTCTTCTTTCAAAACAGGATTATCGGTATCGGCGTCTGGATCTCCCATGCACTTTTCAATCTTTTCCGTATTGAGACCTGCAGATATAGAACAAACGTAATAGTAAAGTCATTATCAACCATGCTGTAAGATAAAAATAGCGTGCGATGGTGATTTATTTACCCAGTGATTTAATAACAGCATTTGCACATTTCTTGTTgtacttcttctccttcatttcaaatttttgtttaaaaggtATATAGTTTCCATATAGATGCCGCATTTCAATTCATCATAGGCATAAGgagacacc
This genomic interval from Glycine max cultivar Williams 82 chromosome 5, Glycine_max_v4.0, whole genome shotgun sequence contains the following:
- the LOC100306337 gene encoding uncharacterized protein LOC100306337 precursor, with amino-acid sequence MGHKNTIFLALIATLIAKEAFAAQHVVGGSQGWDQSTDFKSWTSGQTFKVGDKLVFKYSSFHSVVELGNESAYKNCDISSPVQSLSTGNDVVKLDKPGTRYFTCGTLGHCSQGMKVKITIRKGNAPSPALSPATSPSLSPSLSPLLSSTSLSSPPSSSSPTNTNASSASQCFTSFMFIVALSVTIMVSLF